A DNA window from Coffea arabica cultivar ET-39 chromosome 6c, Coffea Arabica ET-39 HiFi, whole genome shotgun sequence contains the following coding sequences:
- the LOC140008758 gene encoding uncharacterized protein produces MIQGIENIRLNTVTESILVSLEGKHYPATAKLQFSCTNNMAEYEVYIFGLKMTLNMEIKDLIAFSDSDLLVHQTLKQWVTRDSKIMLYHYNLLSLASKFRNLELRHIPRTHNAFADALAILSSMIQHPDELEFMKTGSYPPDTDSVAKSFLRRISSRFFLNGEVLYKKTSDLGLLKCINEEEGGYMMKEVHSGVCGSHMNGHLLAKKIIRTGYFWLTMEHD; encoded by the exons ATGATACAAGGGATTGAAAATATCAGACTCAACACAGTTACTGAAAGTATTTTAGTGTCGCTTGAAGGAAAACATTATCCTGCTACCGCCAAATTACAGTTTTCTTGTACCAACAACATGGCTGAGTATGAAGTTTATatttttggattgaaaatgACATTGAACATGGAGATCAAAGACCTGATAGCATTCAGTGATTCTGATTTACTTGTGCACCAGACGCTTAAGCAGTGGGTAACTCgggattcaaaaattatgttgtatcattataacttgcttagtttGGCCAGCAAATTCAGGAATTTGGAACTCAGACATATTCCCCGCACTCATAATGCCTTTGCTGATGCTTTAGCTATTCTGTCTTCGATGATCCAACATCCCGATGAACTG GAATTCATGAAAACTGGATCCTACCCTCCTGATACTGATTCTGTTGCAAAAAGTTTCTTACGCAGAATATCATCAAGATTCTTCTTGAATGGAGAAGTGCTATACAAGAAAACATCTGATTTGGGCCTTCTAAAATGCATCAATGAAGAGGAAGGCGgttatatgatgaaagaagtacATAGTGGGGTTTGTGGGTCACACATGAATGGGCATCTACTGGCTAAGAAGATCATAAGAACAGGATATTTTTGGCTTACCATGGAGCATGACTGA